The following proteins are encoded in a genomic region of Cryptococcus gattii WM276 chromosome I, complete sequence:
- a CDS encoding transcription factor TFIID subunit, putative (Similar to TIGR gene model, INSD accession AAW45202.1) produces MSSLALPTIQPSQSHTPSPSAPAPSASQPVTSQRTRKRSTPPLEEDSDEEEEEDKRRGTGPSKKKASGVWGWEDMGDYKYMVEIRQMMFVFGEVQTPLPETVKLVEDIVRGQIIEIVTRARLLTHLRSSRFLSAEDLIFLIRDDRGKVNRLRTYLSWKDVRKRAKEEAERAGEDIDLDVDEDKAMKGRKQMVKLPWELLTPFTSFLRSMPGKEEEDEEDDDELQAHEDSMQRLREADEITKKMTKNEYAQYSECRQASFTYRRARRFREFINFSAYLDVRPNDDIVDILGFLAFEMVRSLCVTALDLRERLEKTKTEGGGEAGSTVGPTGTGAQGQDKNKRSSPEPGAISQSKASSNPPSLFAPPPSARQPLQPCHVLEAFAQIQRAQAANRVGGMGNFRGGVGKKRMALV; encoded by the exons ATGTCATCTCTTGCTCTCCCAACCATCCAACCAAGCCAATCCCACACCCCTTCACCTTCCGCCCCTGCGCCATCTGCGTCCCAACCGGTTACATCTCAAAGGACACGCAAACGATCAACGCCGCCTCTAGAGGAAGATTcagatgaggaggaagaagaagataaaCGTCGAGGCACAGGCCcaagcaagaagaaggccaGTGGAGTTTGGGGATGGGAGGATATGGGTGACTACAAGTACATGGTCGAGATCAGGCAGATG ATGTTTGTGTTTGGAGAAGTCCAGACTCCGTTACCAGAGACTGTAAAGCTTGTTGAAGACATAGTTCGTGGACAAATCATTGAGATT GTCACTCGGGCCCGCCTCCTTACCCACCTTCGTTCATCTCGTTTCTTATCCGCGGAAGATCTCATTTTCCTCATCCGTGATGATCGCGGCAAAGTCAATCGCCTGCGAACTTATCTTTCCTGGAAAGATGTTCGCAAACGTGCCAAGGAAGAGGCTGAGCGCGCCGGAGAAGACATCGACCTCGATGTGGATGAAGACAAAGCTATGAAGGGCCGAAAGCAGATGGTGAAACTACCTTGGGAGCTTCTAACCCCATTCACAAGCTTTTTGAGAAGCATGCCggggaaagaggaagaagatgaagaagatgatgatgagtTGCAGGCGCACGAGGATTCTATGCAACGCCTACGA GAAGCCGACGAGATCACTAAGAAAATGACCAAGAATGAATATGCCCAATACAGCGAATGTCGCCAGGCATCATTTACTTACCGCCGCGCCCGTAGATTCCGGGAATTCATCAACTTCTCCGCCTACCTCGATGTCCGACCAAACGATGATATTGTTGACATTCTCGGATTCTTGGCCTTCGAGATGGTCAGAAGCTTGTGTGTGACAGCGTTGGATTTGAGGGAAAGGCTGGAGAAGACAAAGACGGAgggtggaggagaagcGGGGTCGACAGTCGGACCGACTGGCACGGGTGCCCAAGGACAAGATAAGAACAAACGTTCCTCCCCAGAGCCAGGGGCAATCTCGCAAAGCAAGGCATCTTCAAATCCGCCATCGTTGTTTGCGCCTCCACCCAGCGCGCGCCAGCCTTTGCAACCATGTCACGTTCTCGAAGCATTTGCCCAGATTCAAAGAGCACAGGCGGCGAACCGAGTCGGGGGAATGGGAAACTTTAGGGGAGGAGtgggcaagaagaggatggcGCTTGTTTAG